DNA from Gemmatimonadaceae bacterium:
GGAAAGCGACGAGGGCCCGCGGCGCGACGCCGACGGGCCCTCGGAGCACTGCAGCCAGCGGCCCTTACTTGCAGTAGGCCTTGATCATCTGGTCCGGGTAGCTGCTGTATTGCTGGAGCTGCGCCATCACCGGGCCAAGCTGTTGCGCGAACGTCCGGCCGCCCTTGGGCAGGTTGATCTCGGCGTCGGTGAACAGGGTCTTGGCTTCACGGGACTGATCGCAGCTCTTGGCGGTATTCGCTTCCTGCAGAACGGCCGCGCCCAGCTGGAAGCTGATAACGCCGGTGAGGAAGTACACCGTTTCGGACGGCTGCACCGCTTCGGCCAGTTTGAGCACTTCGAGCGCCTTTTGCGCGGTGGGCTTCTGCTTGTCCGTGTCGTACTGCTTGCGCAGCCGATCGGCAATCGCCGTGTAGATTCCGGAGACCTGCGCCTTATCGTCGCCGGCCTCCTGCGCCAGCTTCACCGATGCGAGGGCTTCGTCGACCTGGCCCTGGTCCGCCTGAATGCGCGCGATCTGCAGGTTGATGGCCGGGGTCTTTGGATTGATGGCGAGGAGCTTCTGGTAGGCGTTGAGCGCGACCGGCATCTGTCCCGTCTGGCGGGCAAACTGCGCGACGAGGCCCCACAGCCCCTCGTTGGTCGGGAACTTGGCGGTACCACGCGATGCGGCCTCGAGCGCCTTGGCCGTGTCGTTGGCGGCCAGGTACGCGGCCGCCTGACGGCCGAAGAAGTTGGTGTCGGCCGCGGCGGTATCGGTCTTGATCATGTCCTCGCCAATCGTCGCGGCCGCCGCGTAGTCCTTGATCGCCAGGTAGATGCGGTACTGCAGGCGGATCAGGTTCGGATCACCCGGATTCAGCTTGACGGCTTCGTCGATGATCGGCTTGGCCACGGCAAACTGCCCGGTGCGTGCGATTGCCTCGACGATGGTCTCGGTGAGGCGGATGTTGGTCGGGTCGAGGGCGAGGAGGCGCGTGAGCGTCGAGATGTACTTCTCGTCCATCTTCTTCGTCTCGTAGGCCTGCGAGAGGAGGAAGAGCGCTCGACGGTTGTCCGCGTGGAGCTTCGTGATCTCCTCGCCGATCCGGATGATCGAATCGGGCGGCTGCTTCTGGGACGCGGCGATCTCGAGCTGGCAGACTCGCGACATCACGGAGTTGGGGTACTCGCGGAGGCCCTTGGCGGCGTCACTGCTCGCGCCCGGGTACTGGTTCTGGCGCCACTTGAGAACGCAGCTCTTGACCTCTTCGATCGGCTTGCGCGCCGCTTCGATGGCGTCGGAGACGCCCTTGGCGAGGTCGCCCACCTTGGCCCCCGTCACCTTGGGCAACGGCTGCACCATGCCATCGCCACGCACCAGCAGGTGGTAGCCGTCGAATTCGTAGCCGGCATCGGTCTTGTTGATCGTGCCTTCGACGTATTCTTCGGCCCGGATCAGGTTGGCCAGCTGCTTGGCATCGTTCTGGTTGAGCGGCTCCGTCTTGGAGTAGCCGGACTGCTCGAGCGCGTTGTCGATGTCGCTCTTGACGATGATCCACAGGGTGCGGCCCATGAAGTCCTGGCCCATGCGCTGACGAAGCTGGTCGGCGAACTGCCAGCCGACGTTGCGTTCGTTGCTGCGGAAGACCGGAACCATGAACCGGGGCCCGGGCGTCTGCCCGCGCTGGAGCTGCTGGTCCTGGGCCGACAGTGCACCCGGTCCGAGCAGGGAGCCTGCGAGCAAGGTCGCGAGAGCGATCGCCTGATGCTGCCGTGCCTTCACGTTCCTGACCTCCAGAGGGTTGTTGAAGCGTACACCGACCCGACCTGCAGGGTCCGGATGCCACCAGGTGGGCGAAGAGGGACTCGAACCCCCGACATCCTGCGTGTAAGGCAGGCGCTCTGACCAACTGAGCTATTCGCCCGGGCGGTACGAGACTCTCGCGTTGCTAAACGTGCCGTGCAGCCATCCCCTCCGCCATCCCAACGGCCTACTTGAGAATCGCCACCGGAATCAGGACGCAATACCCGATGACGAGCAGAATCGGCGCCAGGGTCTCCCCACCACGCCACAGATCCACGAACCCGGCAAGGATCGTCAGGAGCGCGATCCCCCAAAACAAAAGCGGCCGCGATTGCGGCGTGTCCGGCGGTGCCATAGGGCGGAACGATACGGGCCGTCGTCGCCACGTGTCAAGCACAGACCTCCCATTACGTTACGATGAAGAACCGGGCTCCCGCGGCGGAGCCTGTGTCGGGTCGTCGACGCTCCGGAGCAGCGCCTCCAGCGCACTCTCGCGGTCCCGCTGTTCCGTGGCCGCATCCGACGCGCGCATCTGCGCCAACCGCACGCGATCGCGCCGCCGCCGGATCACATACAGCGGGGCGACGATCACGAGCAACGCGAGCGTGCCCACCGTCACGTCCGCGAACAACGCCAGCCCGCCGTACCGCCGTCGAGTCTGCTCGATCCAGCGGCGTTCGAAGCCGCCCAGCGT
Protein-coding regions in this window:
- a CDS encoding tetratricopeptide repeat protein, yielding MKARQHQAIALATLLAGSLLGPGALSAQDQQLQRGQTPGPRFMVPVFRSNERNVGWQFADQLRQRMGQDFMGRTLWIIVKSDIDNALEQSGYSKTEPLNQNDAKQLANLIRAEEYVEGTINKTDAGYEFDGYHLLVRGDGMVQPLPKVTGAKVGDLAKGVSDAIEAARKPIEEVKSCVLKWRQNQYPGASSDAAKGLREYPNSVMSRVCQLEIAASQKQPPDSIIRIGEEITKLHADNRRALFLLSQAYETKKMDEKYISTLTRLLALDPTNIRLTETIVEAIARTGQFAVAKPIIDEAVKLNPGDPNLIRLQYRIYLAIKDYAAAATIGEDMIKTDTAAADTNFFGRQAAAYLAANDTAKALEAASRGTAKFPTNEGLWGLVAQFARQTGQMPVALNAYQKLLAINPKTPAINLQIARIQADQGQVDEALASVKLAQEAGDDKAQVSGIYTAIADRLRKQYDTDKQKPTAQKALEVLKLAEAVQPSETVYFLTGVISFQLGAAVLQEANTAKSCDQSREAKTLFTDAEINLPKGGRTFAQQLGPVMAQLQQYSSYPDQMIKAYCK